In Alkalihalobacillus sp. AL-G, the genomic stretch GTGCTGCTAACTGTCGTCCTTTTCCGAAAAATCCATCCGTGAAGTCCTTGCTAGAAACAAATTCAGGGTTTTTAGCTGGATAAAAATAAGGATCTCTTTGAAAGCTTCCTTTCTCAAGTAATAAATCGATCGTTTGATGATACATTCTTTTCGCAGCATTATCAGTTGAATCGTAAAAAAACCGTAAATCTTCTCGAACCGAAACACCTAATGAAGTGGTATGACCTAACAAACCATGTAAAGTCATGATATGTAAATAATTCAGGCAAAAGATGTCTGTGAACAATCTTTTTGTTCCTTTATTGAGATCAGATTCAGTAAATCCGATTGGAACTGGAAATCCCTCATTCTCAAGGAATGTTACGATTTGTTTCTTTTGTTGTCCAAATGTTTTGATCGCATCCTCAAAAATTATTTTTATTTCTTCGTCATCAATAATAGAGTACATATATCTATTTACTACATCTGTCATTGTTCCGTTTACATACTGTCCCCACAATGTTCCTATTTCGGAAGATGTCA encodes the following:
- a CDS encoding DUF3231 family protein; protein product: MDKEKLKLTSSEIGTLWGQYVNGTMTDVVNRYMYSIIDDEEIKIIFEDAIKTFGQQKKQIVTFLENEGFPVPIGFTESDLNKGTKRLFTDIFCLNYLHIMTLHGLLGHTTSLGVSVREDLRFFYDSTDNAAKRMYHQTIDLLLEKGSFQRDPYFYPAKNPEFVSSKDFTDGFFGKGRQLAAPEIISISFNLKKGIMAKTLSIGFSQVAQSKEVRKFLEDSEKTADGQIQSLSKIMNKDNLPVPKSWETEVTTSTDSPFSDKLMLYHIGFLYQAAQMYNGAGLASAMRTDLVTTYESVILKNLTVTKKWFNLMVKNKWLEQPPLAPNRKEIAKKK